Proteins found in one Larimichthys crocea isolate SSNF chromosome I, L_crocea_2.0, whole genome shotgun sequence genomic segment:
- the smarcb1b gene encoding SWI/SNF-related matrix-associated actin-dependent regulator of chromatin subfamily B member 1 isoform X1: protein MQLALSKTFGQKPVKFQLEQDGDFYMVGSEVGNYLRMFRGSLYKRYPSLWRRLASVEERKKIVASSHATSVTLLKASECEEIFEGNDEKYKAVSISTEPPAYLREQKAKRSSQWVPTLPNSSHHLDAVPCSTTINRNRMGRDKKRTFPLCFDDHDPAVIHENAAQVEALVPIRLDMEIDGQKLRDAFTWNMNEKLMTPEMFAEILCDDLDLNPLAFVPAIASAIRQQIESYPTDSILEEQADQRVIIKLNIHVGNISLVDQFEWDMSERENSPESFALKLCSELGLGGEFVTTIAYSIRGQLSWHQRTYAFSENPLPTVEIAIRNTGDADQWCPLLETLTDAEMEKKIRDQDRNTRRMRRLANTAPSW, encoded by the exons ATGCAGCTGGCTCTGAGTAAGACGTTTGGCCAGAAGCCAGTCAAGTTCCAGCTGGAGCAGGATGGAGACTTCTACATGGTGGGCTCGGAG GTTGGAAACTATCTGCGTATGTTCAGAGGCTCTCTGTATAAAAGATATCCATCTTTATGGAGGAGGCTGGCCtcggtggaggagaggaagaaaatagtAGCATCATCACACG CTACGAGCGTGACTCTGCTGAAGGCTTCAGAATGTGAAGAGATCTTTGAGGGCAATGATGAGAAATACAAGGCGGTGTCCATCAGCACAGAGCCCCCGGCTTACCTCAG gGAGCAGAAAGCAAAGAGGAGCAGTCAGTGGGTCCCCACTCTGCCCAACAGCTCTCACCATCTCGACGCTGTGCCTTGCTCCACCACCATCAACCGCAACCGTATGGGCCGTGACAAGAAGAGGACCTTCCCCCTGTG CTTTGACGACCACGACCCTGCAGTGATCCACGAGAACGCAGCCCAGGTGGAGGCGCTCGTTCCTATTCGTCTGGACATGGAGATAGATGGACAGAAGCTGCGAGATGCCTTCACTTGGAACATGAATG AGAAACTGATGACCCCAGAGATGTTTGCAGAGATTCTATGCGATGACCTGGATCTGAATCCTCTGGCCTTTGTCCCTGCCATTGCCTCAGCTATTCGTCAGCAGATTGAGTCCTACCCAACTGACAGCATACTAGAGGAGCAGGCAGACCAGAGAGTCATCATCAAG CTGAACATCCACGTGGGGAACATCTCTCTGGTGGACCAGTTTGAGTGGGACATGTCAGAGAGGGAGAACTCGCCAGAGTCTTTTGCCCTGAAGCTGTGCTCTGAGCTCGGTTTGGGAGGAGAGTTTGTCACCACTATTGCCTACAGCATTCGCGGTCAGCTCAGCTGGCACCAGAGGACCTACGCCTTCAG TGAGAACCCACTCCCCACTGTAGAGATCGCCATCCGCAACACAGGTGATGCAGACCAGTGGTGCCCCCTGCTTGAGACCCTCACAGATGCTGAAATGGAGAAGAAGATCCGAGACCAAGACAGGAACACAAG gcGTATGAGAAGACTGGCTAACACCGCTCCGTCCTGGTAG
- the smarcb1b gene encoding SWI/SNF-related matrix-associated actin-dependent regulator of chromatin subfamily B member 1 isoform X2 gives MFRGSLYKRYPSLWRRLASVEERKKIVASSHATSVTLLKASECEEIFEGNDEKYKAVSISTEPPAYLREQKAKRSSQWVPTLPNSSHHLDAVPCSTTINRNRMGRDKKRTFPLCFDDHDPAVIHENAAQVEALVPIRLDMEIDGQKLRDAFTWNMNEKLMTPEMFAEILCDDLDLNPLAFVPAIASAIRQQIESYPTDSILEEQADQRVIIKLNIHVGNISLVDQFEWDMSERENSPESFALKLCSELGLGGEFVTTIAYSIRGQLSWHQRTYAFSENPLPTVEIAIRNTGDADQWCPLLETLTDAEMEKKIRDQDRNTRRMRRLANTAPSW, from the exons ATGTTCAGAGGCTCTCTGTATAAAAGATATCCATCTTTATGGAGGAGGCTGGCCtcggtggaggagaggaagaaaatagtAGCATCATCACACG CTACGAGCGTGACTCTGCTGAAGGCTTCAGAATGTGAAGAGATCTTTGAGGGCAATGATGAGAAATACAAGGCGGTGTCCATCAGCACAGAGCCCCCGGCTTACCTCAG gGAGCAGAAAGCAAAGAGGAGCAGTCAGTGGGTCCCCACTCTGCCCAACAGCTCTCACCATCTCGACGCTGTGCCTTGCTCCACCACCATCAACCGCAACCGTATGGGCCGTGACAAGAAGAGGACCTTCCCCCTGTG CTTTGACGACCACGACCCTGCAGTGATCCACGAGAACGCAGCCCAGGTGGAGGCGCTCGTTCCTATTCGTCTGGACATGGAGATAGATGGACAGAAGCTGCGAGATGCCTTCACTTGGAACATGAATG AGAAACTGATGACCCCAGAGATGTTTGCAGAGATTCTATGCGATGACCTGGATCTGAATCCTCTGGCCTTTGTCCCTGCCATTGCCTCAGCTATTCGTCAGCAGATTGAGTCCTACCCAACTGACAGCATACTAGAGGAGCAGGCAGACCAGAGAGTCATCATCAAG CTGAACATCCACGTGGGGAACATCTCTCTGGTGGACCAGTTTGAGTGGGACATGTCAGAGAGGGAGAACTCGCCAGAGTCTTTTGCCCTGAAGCTGTGCTCTGAGCTCGGTTTGGGAGGAGAGTTTGTCACCACTATTGCCTACAGCATTCGCGGTCAGCTCAGCTGGCACCAGAGGACCTACGCCTTCAG TGAGAACCCACTCCCCACTGTAGAGATCGCCATCCGCAACACAGGTGATGCAGACCAGTGGTGCCCCCTGCTTGAGACCCTCACAGATGCTGAAATGGAGAAGAAGATCCGAGACCAAGACAGGAACACAAG gcGTATGAGAAGACTGGCTAACACCGCTCCGTCCTGGTAG